From Flavobacterium alkalisoli, the proteins below share one genomic window:
- a CDS encoding DUF6549 family protein, producing the protein MVRRLIPYCISLILLVIIVSQCKSGFREKEMYNSNLTALTDTVSYYKNRLGNQTATIKTLELQKEQLDKVIIQKDKQLKTLTAEFSSVNSVIKYSTQTKIDTLVTVFKNPVDSLPRFSITGNRFDKWFSFKYKVTNDSLILSPFITHTGAAIVTGYKRKWFLGKETLTTDITFSNPYIEVNQLSSAQVNIRQPLYRKWYVWLGIGIVGGLLLK; encoded by the coding sequence ATGGTGAGGCGTTTAATTCCTTACTGTATCTCTCTTATTCTATTAGTAATTATAGTATCTCAGTGTAAGTCTGGTTTCAGGGAAAAGGAGATGTATAATAGTAATTTAACAGCACTTACAGATACCGTTTCCTACTATAAAAACAGGCTTGGCAATCAAACGGCTACTATAAAAACACTTGAATTACAAAAAGAGCAACTTGATAAGGTTATAATCCAAAAGGATAAACAACTAAAAACCCTTACAGCCGAGTTCAGCTCAGTAAATTCGGTTATAAAATATAGTACACAAACAAAAATTGATACTCTAGTCACTGTCTTTAAAAACCCTGTTGATAGTTTACCCAGATTCAGTATTACCGGTAACAGGTTTGATAAATGGTTTAGCTTTAAATATAAAGTTACAAACGATAGCCTTATCCTCTCCCCTTTTATTACTCATACGGGTGCGGCTATTGTAACCGGATACAAACGCAAATGGTTTTTAGGAAAGGAAACACTTACTACCGATATTACCTTCTCTAACCCTTACATTGAGGTTAACCAACTCTCCTCTGCTCAGGTTAACATTAGGCAGCCTTTGTATAGAAAATGGTATGTATGGTTGGGAATAGGTATTGTTGGCGGACTACTATTAAAATAG